Proteins found in one Oryza glaberrima chromosome 4, OglaRS2, whole genome shotgun sequence genomic segment:
- the LOC127769920 gene encoding uncharacterized protein LOC127769920 isoform X1, whose product MIKVQGPVVLYQDGVHEAARRRRSLRARYAYGLIFFATNLLAWFVRDYGAKLLRGLHHVPVCGAGDSKCFQSGGVLRVSLGCFIFFWVMFATTFGTRKLHEVRNSWHSGCWILKFLVYAVSIIIPFIVPNIFIQLYGEIARMGAGIFLILQLISVSHFISWCNKRWMPDSQSNQCGLFGLFLSTISFIASFAGIAVLYVLYVPNSSCAFNIFTITWTATLVAVMMAVSLHSKVNEGLLSSGIMGLYIVFLCWSALHSEPQTGKCHTRLIFANDSDWATIVSFIIAICAIVMATFSTGIDTRSFQFRNDEDQLEDDVPYSYEIFHIVFAMGAMYFAMLFISWELNHPTRKWSIDVGWVSTWVKIINEWFAASIYVWRLISPVILRKQAANNEELVPRTLIVQCSR is encoded by the exons ATGATCAAGGTTCAGGGCCCAGTAGTGCTGTACCAGGACGGCGTGCatgaggcggcgaggaggaggcggtcgcTGAGGGCGCGGTACGCGTACGGGCTCATATTCTTCGCCACCAACCTGCTGGCCTGGTTCGTCAGGGACTACGGCGCCAAGCTGCTCCGCGGCCTGCACC ATGTGCCGGTTTGTGGAGCAGGAGACTCCAAGTGCTTCCAATCTGGAGGAGTGCTTCGAGTGAGCTTAGGTTGCTTT ATATTTTTCTGGGTGATGTTTGCCACAACATTTGGAACTCGCAAGCTCCATGAAGTTCGCAATTCGTGGCATTCTGGGTGCTGGATTCTGAAGTTTCTTGTGTATGCCGTGTCAATCATCATCCCGTTTATTGTCCCCAACATCTTCATCCAGCTGTATG GTGAAATTGCTCGAATGGGTGCCGG GATATTTCTCATCCTCCAGCTCATAAGCGTGTCACACTTCATCTCGTGGTGCAATAAGCGTTGGATGCCAGATTCTCAATCAAATCAATG CGGCCTGTTCGGATTGTTCTTGTCGACCATCTCCTTCATCGCCTCGTTTGCCGGCATCGCCGTGCTGTACGTCCTGTACGTCCCCAACTCATCGTGCGCGTTCAACATCTTCACCATTACATGGACGGCGACGCTGGTAGCGGTAATGATGGCGGTGTCACTGCACTCAAAG GTCAACGAGGGTCTCCTCTCGTCTGGAATCATGGGCTTATATAttgtgttcctttgttggtcgGCGCTCCACAG CGAACCACAAACTGGAAAGTGCCATACTCGGCTGATATTTGCCAATGATAGTGATTGGGCTACCATTGTT AGCTTCATTATTGCAATTTGTGCCATTGTGATGGCCACATTTTCTACTGGAATCGACACCAGATCCTTCCAA TTCCGAAATGACGAGGACCAATTGGAGGACGATGTCCCCTACAGTTACGAGATTTTCCACATTGTATTTGCAATGGGAGCCATGTATTTTGCGATGCTGTTCATCAGCTGGGAACTTAACCATCCAACGAGAAA GTGGAGCATAGATGTTGGATGGGTTAGTACATGGGTAAAGATCATCAATGAATGGTTTGCAGCTAGCATATATG TTTGGAGATTGATCTCTCCAGTTATATTGAGGAAGCAAGCTGCCAATAATGAAGAGCTGGTGCCACGGACCCTCATAGTACAGTGTTCAAGATAG
- the LOC127769920 gene encoding uncharacterized protein LOC127769920 isoform X2, translating into MIKVQGPVVLYQDGVHEAARRRRSLRARYAYGLIFFATNLLAWFVRDYGAKLLRGLHHVPVCGAGDSKCFQSGGVLRVSLGCFIFFWVMFATTFGTRKLHEVRNSWHSGCWILKFLVYAVSIIIPFIVPNIFIQLYGEIARMGAGIFLILQLISVSHFISWCNKRWMPDSQSNQCGLFGLFLSTISFIASFAGIAVLYVLYVPNSSCAFNIFTITWTATLVAVMMAVSLHSKVNEGLLSSGIMGLYIVFLCWSALHSEPQTGKCHTRLIFANDSDWATIVSFIIAICAIVMATFSTGIDTRSFQFRNDEDQLEDDVPYSYEIFHIVFAMGAMYFAMLFISWELNHPTRKVPFLFISDMMLLCHLIIVCVQDASKNILSRPPFHNQVEHRCWMG; encoded by the exons ATGATCAAGGTTCAGGGCCCAGTAGTGCTGTACCAGGACGGCGTGCatgaggcggcgaggaggaggcggtcgcTGAGGGCGCGGTACGCGTACGGGCTCATATTCTTCGCCACCAACCTGCTGGCCTGGTTCGTCAGGGACTACGGCGCCAAGCTGCTCCGCGGCCTGCACC ATGTGCCGGTTTGTGGAGCAGGAGACTCCAAGTGCTTCCAATCTGGAGGAGTGCTTCGAGTGAGCTTAGGTTGCTTT ATATTTTTCTGGGTGATGTTTGCCACAACATTTGGAACTCGCAAGCTCCATGAAGTTCGCAATTCGTGGCATTCTGGGTGCTGGATTCTGAAGTTTCTTGTGTATGCCGTGTCAATCATCATCCCGTTTATTGTCCCCAACATCTTCATCCAGCTGTATG GTGAAATTGCTCGAATGGGTGCCGG GATATTTCTCATCCTCCAGCTCATAAGCGTGTCACACTTCATCTCGTGGTGCAATAAGCGTTGGATGCCAGATTCTCAATCAAATCAATG CGGCCTGTTCGGATTGTTCTTGTCGACCATCTCCTTCATCGCCTCGTTTGCCGGCATCGCCGTGCTGTACGTCCTGTACGTCCCCAACTCATCGTGCGCGTTCAACATCTTCACCATTACATGGACGGCGACGCTGGTAGCGGTAATGATGGCGGTGTCACTGCACTCAAAG GTCAACGAGGGTCTCCTCTCGTCTGGAATCATGGGCTTATATAttgtgttcctttgttggtcgGCGCTCCACAG CGAACCACAAACTGGAAAGTGCCATACTCGGCTGATATTTGCCAATGATAGTGATTGGGCTACCATTGTT AGCTTCATTATTGCAATTTGTGCCATTGTGATGGCCACATTTTCTACTGGAATCGACACCAGATCCTTCCAA TTCCGAAATGACGAGGACCAATTGGAGGACGATGTCCCCTACAGTTACGAGATTTTCCACATTGTATTTGCAATGGGAGCCATGTATTTTGCGATGCTGTTCATCAGCTGGGAACTTAACCATCCAACGAGAAA AGTGCCATTTCTTTTCATCAGCGACATGATGTTACTTTGCCACCTCATCATTGTTTGCGTACAAGATGCATCCAAGAATATCCTCTCACGTCCACCCTTTCATAATCAGGTGGAGCATAGATGTTGGATGGGTTAG